TTTCTTTTGTAGGAGTTATTGGATTTATTGGGCTTGTATCTCCTTATATAGCTAGAATGCTTGTAGGAGAAGACCAAAGATTTTATATGCTTACATCTATGTTAATTGGTGCTGTATTTTTAAGTTTTTCTTCTGTGATTTCAAAGATTATAGTAATAGGGACTTTATTTCCTATTGGAATTGTTACTTCTTTTGTTGGAGTGCCATTTTTCTTTTTTATAGTATATAGTAGGAGAAGGGTATGCTAATCTTAAAAGATGTAAATGTTAAAAGAGCTAATAATTTAATATTAGATAAAATCAATTTAGAATTTGAAAATGGAAAAATATATGCAATAATAGGTGCAAATGGTGCTGGTAAAAGTTCGCTTTTAGATGCAATTTTTGGCAGAGTAAAAGCAGATGGAAAAATTAGTTTAGATGATTTTATTTTAAATAAAAAAACTTATAAATCTTGGCAAAACAATATTGCTTATATGTTGCAAGATTTTAATTCTAATGCAAATCTTAGTGCTTTAGAAGTAGTTTTGCTTGGAAAATTAAAAAAATTAGGGCTTTTTATAAAAGATGAAGAATTAGAATTTGCATTGAATATAATGAAAGGTTTAAATATTAATCATTTAGCTAATAAAAATATAAACGCACTTTCAGGCGGACAAAGGCAGATGATAAGTTTTGCTCAAGTGTTAGCAAAAGAGCCAAAAGCATTATTACTTGATGAGCCTGTGAGTGCTTTAGATTTGCATTATCAATGCTTATTGCTTGAAGCTTTACAAAAGCAAACCTATACTAAAAACTTAATTAGTATTGTTGTTTTGCACGATTTAAATTTAGCTTCAAGGTTTTGCGATGAGCTTATAGTTTTACATAAAAATTTAGTTTATCAAAAAGGTTTAGCAAATGACATTATCACAAAGCAAATGTTAAAAGATTTATATGATGTAAGTGTAAATGTTTTAGCTGATGAAAATAAGCCTTTAATATCACTTTTAGGAACAAAATGAAAATTTATATAGCAATGCAAGATATTTATAAAGAAGGTTCTATAGGTCTTAGAATACTTAAAAATGAGTTTTTGAGCTTGGATTTTGAATGTGAGTTTTTTGTGTGGCAAGAGTATGAGAATTTAAAAGATTGTGTTATTTTGCCACTTGGTGTTTGGGATTATTCTCTTAAAGTAGATGAGTTTTTGAGATTTTTAGATTTTTGTGAGTTAAATAATATTATTTTAATAAATAATACAAAATTAATTAGAAAAAACTTAGATAAATCATATTTACTAGATATAAAAGACGCTGTAAAATCTAATATTGTAGATATTAAAGATATAAAATTAAAGCCAAATCAAATCATAAAACCCTTAATAGGTCAAAGCGGAAATGGTGTGGCAAGGTTTAATGATGATATTAATTTACAATTTTATAAAGATAAAGCCTTAATTCAAGAATACATTAACCACAATAGCGAAGCTTGTTTGGTATTTTTTGAAGGGGCATATCAATATAGTATTTTAAGAACTAAAAATAATGATTTTAGAGCAAACTATAATTATGGTGTAAAAATAGATGATTTTAATCCAAGCGATGAGCTTATATCTTTAGCTAGCAAATATATTCCAAAAGATAGCTTTTATGCAAGGTGTGATGTGTTTTTGGCTGATAGGTTTTATATAAATGAAATTGAATGTATTGAACCTGCTTTGTATTTTGATAAAAAGCCAGAGTTTGCAAGTATTTTTGCAAATAAATTATTATCGTATATAAATTAATTTAAACCATATTAAAGTATTGATTTTGCTTTTTATTAATAAGCAAATCATTACTTTAAATTTATTAAAACAAAATAGTAAATTATTTAATGTAAATTATAAAGCTTAGGCTTTCTTTGAGATATACAAGGCAAGGCTTTTCTAACTTCATCAATTTTATTAAAATCAATTTCAAATATTTGAATACCTTCATCAACACCAAATTTTATTTCTTCAAGTCCAAGTGGATTTATTAGGCACGAGCGACCTGTGTAGATATTACCTGTTTGATTACTAGCACATAAATATATTGTGTTTTCTAAAGCTCTTGTTTTAGTAAGTAGCATAAAATGTTCATCTTTATATTTGCCATCTACCCAAGCAGTAGGAACTAATACAAGCCTTGCACCATCAAGTGCTAAAGTTCTAGCAATTTCAGGGAAACGAAGTTCATAACATAC
This region of Campylobacter sp. MG1 genomic DNA includes:
- a CDS encoding ABC transporter ATP-binding protein, producing the protein MLILKDVNVKRANNLILDKINLEFENGKIYAIIGANGAGKSSLLDAIFGRVKADGKISLDDFILNKKTYKSWQNNIAYMLQDFNSNANLSALEVVLLGKLKKLGLFIKDEELEFALNIMKGLNINHLANKNINALSGGQRQMISFAQVLAKEPKALLLDEPVSALDLHYQCLLLEALQKQTYTKNLISIVVLHDLNLASRFCDELIVLHKNLVYQKGLANDIITKQMLKDLYDVSVNVLADENKPLISLLGTK
- a CDS encoding ATP-grasp domain-containing protein, which translates into the protein MKIYIAMQDIYKEGSIGLRILKNEFLSLDFECEFFVWQEYENLKDCVILPLGVWDYSLKVDEFLRFLDFCELNNIILINNTKLIRKNLDKSYLLDIKDAVKSNIVDIKDIKLKPNQIIKPLIGQSGNGVARFNDDINLQFYKDKALIQEYINHNSEACLVFFEGAYQYSILRTKNNDFRANYNYGVKIDDFNPSDELISLASKYIPKDSFYARCDVFLADRFYINEIECIEPALYFDKKPEFASIFANKLLSYIN